The nucleotide window TCCTTCTTTACTCCAAATTTGCCGAAACGTTTTTTAAAATAGCTGTTAATTGTTCTACATCTTCCTGTGAAATTCCGGCAAACATTTTTTTGCAATTTGCTTCCACGATATCTCGCAGCTCATTCGTTTCTATTCTTCCTTTTTCAGTCAATGACAAGAGTGATATCCGCCTATCTTCCGAGCTAACCTCTCGAACAATCAGTTCTTTCCTAAGCAACACATCTACAATTCTATTCACTGTTGGTGTGTCTTTTTTTGTCCAAAGTGCAATTTCTTTTTGAGAGATTGGTTCATTAGCTTCAATCCCCTCCAAAACAGACCATTGCTCTGGTGTTACATCATAACTCGCAATTGCTCGCATCAAAAATAAATGCATTTTCTTTGCTGTCGTGTTTACACTAAATGAAATCTCGTCATAATAACCTCGCATAGCTATCCTCTTTTCCGTTGCCATAACAATAATTGTCATAACAACTATTATACATAACTATGTACTATTTTACAAGAAAAACAGCCGAATGTTCGGCTGCTACTACAATAACTCTACATCTATAATGTCTCTAAACTCCATAACGTACTCTTGACCGATAATATCTTTTAAAATAACTTCTTCTGTTAACATATCTATCTCTATTGGGACTAAATCCAGTTTTTCAATTTCTCCTAAACCTAAAAAAGCAGAAGGATACTCAAAAGATGCGAGGCGTAAAGAAGAAACATCTGCTTCATGAAAATAGGTTAGCCGAACAACCCAAGCTCGTTTGGTTGCATCATTTAGTGTAATGAAGAAACTCTCACGTTCTAAATAATCGACTTCCGGACGACTTGTTAGAAAAGCAGCATTTTTTTGTATTGGGGATTGTTCTTTACGAATTGCTGTCACCATAATGATCACCTCTTAATATTATTATACGAACAAACGTTCTTAAAAGCAACTATTTTACTTAAAATTTTTTTGATAAGAGCCACAACCCGTTTAGCGCTTACATGAAATATTCCCGACAAAAACGCTTGCAAATTAATAAATAGTTGCTATACTTATGTAAGTAAATAACATTAACAAAGGAGAATTATTATCATGACTAATACATTTTTAGATTCCATTAAAGTTCGTCGCTCTATTTACGCACTAGACAAAAACGTTTCATTAGAAGATTCCAAAATAGAAGAAATCGTTAAAGACGCCGTAAAATATAGCCCCTCTTCCTTCAACTCTCAAAGTTCACGTGCAGTTATTCTTTTAGGAGAAAGCCACAACAAACTTTGGAATATTGTAGAAGATACCTTACGCGCTATTGTTCCAGCTGAAAACTTTGCAGCAACTGCTGAAAAAGTTGGATCTTTCCGCGCTGGATACGGAACAGTTCTTTTCTTTGAAGATAATGCTGTTATCGAAGGCTTGCAAGAAAACTTTGCTTTATATGCAGACAACTTCCCAGTTTGGGCTGAACAATCTACAGGTATTGCACAACACTCTGTATGGGTTGCTCTTGCCAATGCTGGTATTGGGGCTTCTCTTCAACATTATAACCCTCTAATTGACGATGCCGTTAAAACTGAATGGGATATTCCTGCAAGCTGGAACTTACGCGCTCAAATGCCCTTTGGTAACATCGTTCAAGAAGCTGGCGAAAAAGAATTTATCGATGACGCTGACCGTTTCCGCGTTTTCAAATAATAAATGTTTCACGTGAAACAAAAAAATTCCGCGACCATTAACCGGTATCGCGGAATCTTTATTTTGCTAGACTTCTAAATCTACTTCTTAATTCTTCACAACTAACAATACCAGCAATTGCACCTTTAATCTCCCCATCCACAATAATGAGCGA belongs to Listeria ivanovii subsp. ivanovii and includes:
- a CDS encoding MarR family winged helix-turn-helix transcriptional regulator, whose translation is MRGYYDEISFSVNTTAKKMHLFLMRAIASYDVTPEQWSVLEGIEANEPISQKEIALWTKKDTPTVNRIVDVLLRKELIVREVSSEDRRISLLSLTEKGRIETNELRDIVEANCKKMFAGISQEDVEQLTAILKNVSANLE
- a CDS encoding nitroreductase family protein, producing MTNTFLDSIKVRRSIYALDKNVSLEDSKIEEIVKDAVKYSPSSFNSQSSRAVILLGESHNKLWNIVEDTLRAIVPAENFAATAEKVGSFRAGYGTVLFFEDNAVIEGLQENFALYADNFPVWAEQSTGIAQHSVWVALANAGIGASLQHYNPLIDDAVKTEWDIPASWNLRAQMPFGNIVQEAGEKEFIDDADRFRVFK